A single genomic interval of Osmia lignaria lignaria isolate PbOS001 chromosome 9, iyOsmLign1, whole genome shotgun sequence harbors:
- the LOC117608159 gene encoding casein kinase I isoform X6 gives MELRVGNKYRLGRKIGSGSFGDIYLGTNISTGEEVAIKLECIKTRHPQLHIESKFYKMMQGGVGIPTIKWCGSEGDYNVMVMELLGPSLEDLFNFCSRRFSLKTVLLLADQLICRTDYIHSRNFIHRDIKPDNFLMGLGKKGNLVYIIDFGLAKKYRDGRTHKHIPYRENKNLTGTARYASINTHLGIEQSRRDDLESLGYVLMYFNRGSLPWQGLKAATKRQKYERISEKKMSTPVEELCKGYPVEFASYLRYCRGLRFEERPDYSYLRQLFRTLFHGEGFTYDYVFDWNMLKFGNVRQQTLSSTQQAPMQSQHTNAALPSGTNNDQEHRSRPYTRQCLANASVGTVGPTVGGTATNLRSLRQKREAIDALRDQDNQDKSDLQASGAGLQERRVSMRLHRRDAAAGEMQPKTKLMKSTSG, from the exons ATGGAGCTACGCGTTGGGAATAAGTACCGGCTCGGACGGAAAATCGGGAGCGGTTCCTTCGGCGACATTTATCTAG GCACCAACATCTCCACCGGCGAGGAAGTCGCCATCAAATTAGAATGTATAAAAACGCGGCATCCGCAGTTGCACATAGAATCGAAGTTCTACAAGATGATGCAAGGTGGTG tTGGTATACCTACCATAAAATGGTGTGGTTCAGAAGGTGACTACAATGTAATGGTAATGGAGTTGCTTGGCCCATCGCTGGAGGATCTGTTTAATTTTTGTTCAAGAAGATTTTCCTTGAAAACAGTGTTGCTTCTGGCTGATCAATTG ATATGTCGAACGGATTACATTCACAGTCGCAATTTTATACACCGAGATATCAAGCCAGACAATTTTTTGATGGGACTAGGAAAGAAGGGAAATTTAGTGTATATTATAGACTTTGGGTTGGCTAAAAAGTATCGCGACGGCCGTACTCACAAACACATACCGTATCGAGAAAACAAGAATTTGACGGGAACGGCCAG ATACGCGAGTATCAATACACATTTGGGAATTGAACAATCACGGCGAGATGACCTTGAATCCTTAGGGTATGTTCTTATGTACTTTAACAGAGGTAGCTTACCTTGGCAAGGCTTGAAAGCAGCGACTAAAAGACAAAAGTACGAGCGTATATCTGAAAAGAAAATGTCCACGCCCGTCGAGGAATTGTGCAAGGGTTACCCTG TAGAGTTCGCCTCGTACCTAAGGTATTGCCGAGGATTGAGATTCGAAGAGAGGCCGGATTATTCGTACCTACGGCAACTATTCCGGACATTGTTCCACGGTGAGGGTTTCACTTACGATTACGTGTTCGATTGGAACATGTTGAAGTTCGGTAACGTCAGGCAGCAAACGTTGTCGTCGACGCAACAGGCACCGATGCAGTCGCAACACACGAACGCGGCCCTGCCTTCTGGGACCAATAACGATCAGGAACATCGATCTAG GCCCTACACACGGCAGTGTTTGGCAAACGCATCAGTGGGAACGGTGGGCCCGACCGTGGGCGGAACAGCGACGAATCTACGAAGCCTGCGACAGAAACGCGAGGCGATAGACGCTCTTCGCGATCAGGACAATCAGGACAAGAGCGATCTTCAAG CATCGGGAGCCGGTTTGCAGGAACGAAGGGTCAGCATGAGGTTGCATCGCAGGGATGCAGCTGCAGGGGAAATGCAGCCGAAGACCAA